The following are from one region of the Paenalkalicoccus suaedae genome:
- a CDS encoding Asp23/Gls24 family envelope stress response protein gives MAQQNVRSTEKTPEQLQQEERRNQEPERRDKLTFDDDVIRKITALAINETNGILGMSGSVFEGLRESFGADEKITKGISAAVGEKQVALDIDVIIEYGQKIPDVYKSAKENVESNITHMTGLEVVEFNMHVSDILTREDFESRNSSSSNTRRDRVE, from the coding sequence ATGGCACAGCAAAATGTACGTTCAACAGAAAAAACACCGGAGCAACTACAACAGGAAGAAAGACGTAATCAAGAGCCAGAACGTCGCGACAAGTTAACGTTTGATGATGATGTAATCAGAAAAATTACTGCGCTCGCTATTAATGAAACCAATGGTATTTTAGGTATGAGTGGAAGTGTTTTCGAAGGGCTTCGTGAATCGTTTGGAGCAGATGAGAAGATCACAAAAGGTATTTCTGCGGCTGTAGGTGAAAAGCAAGTAGCGTTAGATATCGATGTCATCATCGAATATGGACAAAAGATACCTGATGTATATAAATCTGCAAAAGAAAACGTCGAGTCTAATATTACACACATGACTGGACTAGAAGTTGTAGAGTTCAACATGCATGTATCTGACATTCTCACACGTGAAGATTTTGAGAGCAGAAACTCTTCTTCCTCTAACACGCGACGAGACCGTGTAGAGTAA